In Nocardioides bizhenqiangii, the DNA window GGCCACGCTCGCCGAGGAGGTGGTCGGCAGGCACCCGGCAGTCCTCGAACGACAGCGGGTGGGTGTCGGAGATGTGCCAGCCGAGCTTGTCGTACGCCGGCTCGGCGGTGAAGCCGGGCGTCCCGGCCGGGACGACGATCGCGGAGATCTCGGGCGAGCCGTCCTCGCGAGCGCCGGTTCGGGCGGTGACGGTCACCAGCGAGGTGATCGACGACCCGGAGTTGGTGATGAACTGCTTGCTGCCGTTGAGGACCCACTCCCCCGACGCAGGGTCGACCTCGGCCCGGGTGCGGGTCGCGCCGGCGTCGGAGCCGGCGCCGGGCTCGGTCAGGCCGAAGGCGGCCAGGCGCTGACCGGAGACCAGGTCCGGCAGCCAGGCCTGCTTCTGCTCCTCGGTGCCGTAGCTGAGGATCGGGTTGATGCCGAGGCCGACACCGGCCTCGAGGGTGATGCCCATCGACTGGTCGACGCGGCCGAGCTCCTCGATGGCGAGGCAGAGCGACGTGAACGGGCCGTCCTCCGGCGCCAGCCCGGCGCCGCCGTACTCCTCCGGCGCGACCAGCCCGAAGAGCCCGAGGTCGCCCATCTGCTGCACGACGTCGGCCGGGAAGTGGTGGTCCTTGTCCCACTTCGCGACGTGCGGCGCGATCGCGGTCGCTGCGAAGTCGCGGACGGTACGGCGGAACTCCTCGTGCTCACGGGACAGCTGGAACGACGTCATGGTCCGCATCGTAACCCGCGAGGTTAACGATTGTTAACCAGCGCGGTCCGCCAGCTTCAGCGGACCACCTTCCAGTTGAAGTTGGGTGTCCCCACCGCCCCGATCACCCGCAACCAGGCCGGCATCAGCCACTCGACGCCGCGCGCCGTCGTCACGTCGCCCAGGTCGAGGATGTCTGTGTGCCCGAGCTCGCGGAGCAGGCCGGCAACCGTCTCATTCGCAGAGGGGTCGTCGCCGGAGAGGAAGACCGTTCCGGGATCGGGCAGCTGCTCGGGGTGCGCCATCACGGCGGCGGTCATCGTGTTGAGCGACTTGACCACCAGCGCCGCGGGGAACGCGCGCTGGACCTGCTCCGCCATCGAGTCGTCCTGCGGGAAGCTGATCAACGGCGGGAAGCCGGCCGAGAAGTCCAGGCCGTTGGACACGTCGATCACGACCTTGCCGCCCAGCTCGCCCGCCTGGCCGAGCACGTCGAGCGTCACCGCGCCGCTCGTCGCGTTGATCACGACCGGAGCCGGCTCCGCGGCGTCGGCGAAGGTGGCGAGGCCGACGTCCGGGTGATCGGCCGCCCAGTCGGCGTACTCCTCCTTGGCGCCGGTGGCGCCGGGATCACGGGTGCCGACGGTGACGTCGTGGCCGAGCTCGGCCAGACGACCGGACAACGCTCGGCCTACCGCGCCGGTGCCGAGGACTGCGATCTTCATGTGCCCTGTCTACTGCCGGGTCAGCGGGCCGCACAACGTCCGCGCCCCTCTCATATCTGAGCGCCTGGTGCTGGGCCGACACCGCGTCGCCCTAGACTGCCGGACGATCCATGACTAGGAGGCTGTCGAGTGCCCGAGACGACGCAGAGTTCGAGGCCGTTGCAGAAGGTCCTGATCGCCAACCGTGGTGAGATCGCGGTCCGGGTGATCCGTGCCTGCAAGGACGCCGGGATCGGAAGCGTCGCGGTCTACGCCGACCCCGACCGCGACGCGCTGTTCGTGCGGCTGGCCGACGAGGCCTACGCGCTCAACGGCGCCACGCCCGCCGACTCCTACCTCGACATCGCCAAGATCCTGAAGGTCGCCGAGCAGGCGGGCGCGGACTCCGTCCACCCGGGCTACGGATTCCTGGCCGAGAACGCCGGGTTCGCCCAGGCGGTCATCGACGCCGGGCTGATCTGGATCGGTCCCTCGCCCGAGGCGATCGACGCGCTGGGCGACAAGGCGAAGGCCAAGCAGATCGCGCAGAAGGCCAACGCTCCCCTGGCCCCCGGTCTCAAGGACCCGGTCAAGGACGCCGACGAGATCGTCGAGTTCGCCAAGGCCAACGGGCTCCCGGTCGCGATCAAGGCCGTCTTCGGCGGCGGCGGGCGTGGCCTCAAGGTCGCCCGCACCCTGGAGGAGATCCCCGAGCAGTTCGAGTCGGCGGTCCGCGAAGCCGTCGGAGCCTTCGGTCGCGGCGAGTGCCTGGTCGAGAAGTTCCTCGACCAGCCGCGCCACGTCGAGACCCAGTGCCTGGCCGACCAGCACGGCAACGTCGTGGTCGTCTCCACCCGCGACTGCTCGCTCCAGCGGCGCCACCAGAAGCTGGTCGAGGAGGCGCCCGCGCCGTTCCTCAGCGACGACCAGGTCAAGCGCCTCTACGACTCGTCGAAGGCGATCCTCAAGGAGGCCGGGTACGTCGGCGCCGGCACCTGTGAGTTCCTCGTCGCCAAGGACGGCACCATCTCCTTCCTCGAGGTCAACACCCGGCTCCAGGTCGAGCACTGTGTCTCCGAGGAGGTCACCGGCATCGACCTGGTCCGCGAGATGTTCCGCATCGCCGCCGGCGAGGAGCTCGGCTACGACGACCCGGAGATCCGCGGCCACTCGATCGAGTACCGCATCAACGCCGAGGACGGCGGCCGCAACTTCATGCCCGCCCCGGGCACGCTGACCGCGTGGAACCCGCCGCAGGGCCCGGGCATCCGGGTCGACGGCGGCTACGAGAAGGGCGAGACCATCCCGGGCTCGTTCGACTCCCTCATCGCCAAGCTGATCGTCACCGGCCGTGACCGCACCCAGGCGCTCGAGCGCTCGCGTCGCGCGCTCGCGGAGTTCGAGGTCGACGGCATGCCGACGGTGATCCCCTTCCACCAGGCGGTCATCGAGGACCCGGCGTACGTCGGCGCGTCGACCCCCTCGGGCGAGGGCGAGTTCACGGTATACACCACCTGGATCGAGACCGACTTCGACAACCAGATCACGCCGTACGGCGGCGACGCCGGCGAGGCGCCCGAGGCCGACGAGCGGCAGAAGGTCGTCGTGGAGGTGGGCGGGAAGCGGCTGGAGGTCGTGATCCCGGCCGGCCTCGGCGGCCTGGCGGTCGGCGGCACGGCAGGCGCGAAGAAGCCGAAGCGCGCGGCGAGCAAGAAGGCCGGGGCGGCCGCGAGCGGCGACGCGGTGGCCAGCCCGATGCAGGGCACCATCGTCAAGATCGCGGTCGAGGAGGGCCAGGAGGTCGCCGAGGGCGACGTCGTGGTCGTGATCGAGGCGATGAAGATGGAGCAGCCGTTGAAGGCGCACAAGGCCGGGACGGTGACCGGGCTCAAGGCCGAGGTCGGAGCGACCGTCGGCAACGGCGAGGTCCTCTGCGAGCTCAAGGGCTGAGCGGGTCCGCCCAGGTCTCTTCTAGGGTCGGTGTCGTGACCGACCTGCGCGAGCCCGCCCACCGGGTCGACCCTCGCGCGCGGTCGATGTGGGCCGTCGAGTGCGCGGCCGGTGCGGCGGTGCTCGTCGTCGCCGCCCTCGTCGGCGCCGTCGTCTGGACCGAGTACGCCGCCCGCTGGTGGGGCGTCGCGGTGATCGCGGTCGGAGCTCTGGCCTACGTCCTCGGTGTGCCGCGGTGGCGCTACCTCGTGCACCGCTGGGAGATCACCGACACGGCCGTCTACACGCAGCGGGGCTGGTGGGCACGCGAGCGCCGGATTGCGCCGATGTCCCGCGTGCAGACCGTCGACTACACGCAGGGGCCGCTGGCCCGACTCTTCGGCCTCGCGACGCTGACCGTCACCACCGCGTCGGCGGCGGGCGCGCTGCGGATCGACGGGCTCGACCGCGCCGAGGCGCTCGCGCTGGTCGACCAGCTC includes these proteins:
- a CDS encoding PH domain-containing protein, producing the protein MTDLREPAHRVDPRARSMWAVECAAGAAVLVVAALVGAVVWTEYAARWWGVAVIAVGALAYVLGVPRWRYLVHRWEITDTAVYTQRGWWARERRIAPMSRVQTVDYTQGPLARLFGLATLTVTTASAAGALRIDGLDRAEALALVDQLTLRAEEAGGDAT
- a CDS encoding acetyl/propionyl/methylcrotonyl-CoA carboxylase subunit alpha; this translates as MPETTQSSRPLQKVLIANRGEIAVRVIRACKDAGIGSVAVYADPDRDALFVRLADEAYALNGATPADSYLDIAKILKVAEQAGADSVHPGYGFLAENAGFAQAVIDAGLIWIGPSPEAIDALGDKAKAKQIAQKANAPLAPGLKDPVKDADEIVEFAKANGLPVAIKAVFGGGGRGLKVARTLEEIPEQFESAVREAVGAFGRGECLVEKFLDQPRHVETQCLADQHGNVVVVSTRDCSLQRRHQKLVEEAPAPFLSDDQVKRLYDSSKAILKEAGYVGAGTCEFLVAKDGTISFLEVNTRLQVEHCVSEEVTGIDLVREMFRIAAGEELGYDDPEIRGHSIEYRINAEDGGRNFMPAPGTLTAWNPPQGPGIRVDGGYEKGETIPGSFDSLIAKLIVTGRDRTQALERSRRALAEFEVDGMPTVIPFHQAVIEDPAYVGASTPSGEGEFTVYTTWIETDFDNQITPYGGDAGEAPEADERQKVVVEVGGKRLEVVIPAGLGGLAVGGTAGAKKPKRAASKKAGAAASGDAVASPMQGTIVKIAVEEGQEVAEGDVVVVIEAMKMEQPLKAHKAGTVTGLKAEVGATVGNGEVLCELKG
- a CDS encoding NADPH-dependent F420 reductase, which gives rise to MKIAVLGTGAVGRALSGRLAELGHDVTVGTRDPGATGAKEEYADWAADHPDVGLATFADAAEPAPVVINATSGAVTLDVLGQAGELGGKVVIDVSNGLDFSAGFPPLISFPQDDSMAEQVQRAFPAALVVKSLNTMTAAVMAHPEQLPDPGTVFLSGDDPSANETVAGLLRELGHTDILDLGDVTTARGVEWLMPAWLRVIGAVGTPNFNWKVVR
- a CDS encoding acyl-CoA dehydrogenase family protein, whose amino-acid sequence is MTSFQLSREHEEFRRTVRDFAATAIAPHVAKWDKDHHFPADVVQQMGDLGLFGLVAPEEYGGAGLAPEDGPFTSLCLAIEELGRVDQSMGITLEAGVGLGINPILSYGTEEQKQAWLPDLVSGQRLAAFGLTEPGAGSDAGATRTRAEVDPASGEWVLNGSKQFITNSGSSITSLVTVTARTGAREDGSPEISAIVVPAGTPGFTAEPAYDKLGWHISDTHPLSFEDCRVPADHLLGERGRGFAQFLAILDDGRVAIAALAVGLIQACVDLCVEYAGERQTFGGPIGRKQGVAFQIADLEVMLHASRLLTYKAAAMKDAMGAPGGPSMKDFKHAASIAKLYSSESAVTATRIATQVFGGYGFMEEYAVARFYRDAKILEIGEGTSEVQRMLIARGLGLPVE